Proteins encoded by one window of Camelus dromedarius isolate mCamDro1 chromosome 27, mCamDro1.pat, whole genome shotgun sequence:
- the C27H5orf47 gene encoding uncharacterized protein C5orf47 homolog — protein MAAAGRERERERARFVYVTRFGSHQCGSVLRLGGRRAQGRWTPGLGAGRSREEPREAAAAAAAAAGGGEMPPGSRPRAPAASSPERASSARSGPRPAAHAGLTQEDLAKKFDFPIPLNEASKIMKKKKKASVWNGVYKVICKMLEENEKYRLRLKSQQLPGGTVGLLLNIK, from the exons ATGGCGGCGGCCGGCCGGGAGCGGGAGCGGGAGCGGGCGCGCTTCGTCTACGTGACCCGCTTCGGCTCGCACCAGTGCGGCAGCGTCCTGCGGCTGGGCGGCCGGCGGGCTCAGGGCCGGTGGACCCCCGGGCTCGGGGCGGGCCGCAGCCGAGAGGAGccgcgggaggcggcggcggcggcggcggcggcggcgggcggcggggagATGCCCCCCGGCTCCCGGCCCAGGGCCCCCGCTGCCTCCTCCCCGGAGCGGGCGTCGAGCGCGCGGAGCGGGCCCCGGCCGGCGGCGCATGCAG gtttaACTCAGGAGGATTTGGCTAAAAAGTTTGACTTCCCCATACCTTTGAATGAAGCTtccaaaataatgaagaaaaagaaaaag GCTtcagtatggaatggagtgtacaaagtcatttgtaaaatgcttgaagaaaatgaaaaatatagacTCAGGCTGAAATCTCAACAATTACCTGGTGGAA CAGTAGGCCTTCTGCTGAACATCAAATGA